The Acinetobacter sp. SAAs474 DNA window AACAAAGTTTAAAAACGATCTTTCTTACAGGATTTTTATCTGCTGCTTTAAATCCCAAACCTGGTTTATTTGTTTTGGCATTTATTCCTCAATTTATTCAACCAGAATTGGGTTCAGTCACGACCCAAATGTTTATGTTAGGTTCTTGGTTTGCCATTTTAACTACTTTAGGATTTAGTAGTATGGGATTCTTTTCCTCTTATTTATCCAAATGGTTATTCGCTAAGCCGAAGTTTATGTCTGGCTTAAATATTGGAGCTGGTTTAACGTTTATTTTTTCTGGTTTAGCTATCGCTTTTATGCGACAAAAATAGTGATGATTTGATAAGCGATGTGGATTCAATATGACATTCTTCAGGTTAATTTATTAAGATGGGCATATCATGGATAGGGTGAAATTGGGTGGATTTTAACTATGGAAGAGCTTTAAACTCTTCCACCATATTCATTTTCGATCAATTAAACATTGACCTTATAATTTAATTGTAGCTCATCGGCATTTTTTCCTCGAATACCCCAGTTTTCTTTAGGGGTTTCAAATATGGTTATTTCAATATCATTTGAATCAATGCCACATAGATTATTGATGTTATCAAAAAGCGTTTGAATCAATGCTTTTTTAGTTTTTGATGTTCTTCCAGCAAACATGGAAATTTCGATAATTATATAAGATGTACTACGATCTGATGGATATAAAAAATTTTTAGACTCTAGTGGAATAAAGCGTTGAAACTTTTTTTCTTCTGGATATTTTAATTCTTTGACTAGCGCTTGATGAATCGCTTTACTTAAATGATCACGGTGTAATTCTATGGTTTCATTTAAAGCGTAAATTTTTATTTGAGACATTATTTTTTCTACATTAAAAATCTCATTTTAGCTTAATTTTTGTTTTATTTAGAATAATAATGATATGAAACATTTTTTTAGAACCGAATCGAGATCATGTTGGTAGCAGTCAAGATTTAAAAAATTAAAATGTTGATTTAATTCCCCAGCATCTAAAAAAAGAGGTCACTATTCAAGTTTACGGTGATGATTTTGCAGATGATATACATCATTGAAAAAAATCACATAAAATGCAAATTTACTTAATTCACTGCTACATCCTTTTCTTTCTAGCGATCAGCATATTTTACCACTGTCTTGATAATCAAATAACCAATAAAAAATTTCATCATCACCATAAGGATCGATAGCTTGTCTTTTAAATGATGAGCATCACTGCCAATTTTCATCATAAAACTAAATTTGAGTTAAAGAATACAAAAAGATACGCTTTAATTGTGTTAATTTTTTTTATTTAGTGTAATTAATTTAGGGGCTTACATTTAATAAATCTTAATTTTTATAATGATCAAATAGGATTATAATTCATGAATAATATTGTAAAAGGTGAAGATCATTTCTTAGGCAACTTTTTGGTCGCACCTTCTGTTAGAGCAGATCTATGGGTTGAATTACTTTCTAAAGCAAGATCACTTGTATCCACAACCACGACAGTAACGCTAGAAAATGTAGTGCAAGAATATGCTGGAGAACTAGCAAATATTAGAAAAATTGAGAAATATTTCGCTTTTCCAAGCTTAGAAAAAATTAATGAATTAGAGAGTTTGTTAAAAAATCAAGAATATAAATTACTGCTTAAACATACACAGTTTATTGCGACAGCGATTATTTCTGAAAAATATATGCATGATATTGATATTTTTGATGAAAAACATTTGGATCAGACCGTCGCCGCAGATCGTTTACCCACCGCGATTAGCCATTCTAATTATGCGCCTTATTTTGAAGTACTGAGTGTTGTGCCTCATCAGGTTTCACGTTGGCAACATATTGTGCATGAGGCGAGACAATTGCGTCGTCCGGAAGATAAGTTTTTTTATGAACCGGTTGTGGTCGGGAATGCGATTGATGCATTAACCGCAATTATTTTAAATGCACAAATTAATGCTGTGGTATTGTATCAAGGTTTTACCATTGAAAATAATGAAAAAAATTCTATTATTGACGGTTTAAAAGTCGCATTTGATCTAGATTTTGGTGATGATGAATCAGACCATGCGATTCAATTGGCGAAATTAATTCATCGTTTACGTCCAGAATTGGATATTTATTTACTCAGTGACTTTGGGGTTGAAGACATTGTCAGTTCAATTGAGAGCCAGTGTATTCGCCGTGTGTTTTATCAAGTTGAAGAACCTTTAGAGCTACATTTATCGATTATTGAAGGGATTCGTGAGCGTTATGAAACCCCGTTCTTTGATAATCTTAAAAATTATGCATTAAAACCGATTTCAACCTTCCATGCCTTACCGATTGCACGTGGTAAATCGGTATTTAAGTCCAATTGGATCCGTGACATGGGGGATTTTTATGGCTTGAACTTATTTTTGGCTGAAAGCTCTGCGACAACAGGTGGTTTGGATAGTTTATTAGAGCCAACAGGAAATATTAAAAAATCACAGGAGCGTGCGGCTAAAGCATTTGGTGCCAAAGAAGCCTATTTTATCACCAATGGAACATCAACCAGTAATAAAATTGTTTTACAGGCTTTATTGGCACCAGGCGATATTGCTGTCATTGATCGTAATTGTCATAAATCCCATCATTATGGCTGTGTTTTAGCAGGCGCTCAGCCATATTATGTCGAGGCATATCCGCTCACTGAGTATTCAATGTATGGTGCAGTGCCTTTATATGAAATTAAGTTGGCATTATTAACGTTACGTGATGAAGGTTTATTGGATCGGGTTAAGTTGGTTGATCTCACCAACTGTACTTTTGATGGTCAAGTTTATAATGTCCGTTTAGTTATGGAAGAGTGTTTAGCGATTAAACCTGATTTAGTCTTCTTGTGGGATGAGGCATGGTTTGGTTTTGCACATTGGTCTCCTTTATTACGTAAGCGTACTGCTATGGGAGCTGCTCATGAACTTACTGATTGGTTTGGCAGTGAGGAAGCACGTCTATTATATCAAGAGCAGCAACTGCTGTTAGGTACGGATCCATCTAAACAAACTTTGCTGGAAACACGTCTTTATCCTGATCCAGATCGTGCTTTGGTTCGTGTTTATCAAACCAACTCTATTCATAAATCCATGTCTGCTTTACGTCAAGGATCAATTATTTTGGCGCATGATGTTTTACATCATAAATTATTAGGGCGTTTTAAAGAGGCCATCTTTACTCACTCGACCACAAGCCCAAATCAACAGTTGATTGCCTCCATGGATATTGCACGTCGTCAAATGGAGCTGGAAGGTTATGGCTTAGTCAATAATGCCATTCAAGTCGCCTTAACGATCCGTCGTGAGGTCAATCATCATCCTTTAATCTCAAAATATTTTAGAATCTTGACCAATCAGGAAATGGTTCCTGAACAGTTTCGTGTTAGTGGCGTGAAAGACTATACCTCATCTAATGTTTCATGGGCGGACGCTGCACGAAGTATTCAGATGGATGAGTTTTTACTGGACCCAACACGCTTAACTTTATTCTGTGGTTCTGCTGGGTTTGATGGCACAACATTTAAACAGTTGTTAGCAAATAAATATAATATTCAGCTTAATAAAACTTCACGAAATAGCGTGTTATTACAATCAAATATTAATAATACACGTAGTGATGTCGCCGCGCTAATGCGAGTATTAATGGAAATTTCAACCACACTGGATGAAAAGCTGAAGGAAGACGAAGAGCAGATTATTTTTGATCATAAAGTTCAATCATTGGTTTTTGACGTACCACATTTACCAAATTTCAGTCGATTTGATGATCGTTATAAAGATAGTCAAGCGAAAGAATCAAAACAAGGCAATATCCGTCAAGCATTTTATGATGCATATAACGATGAAAACTGTAGTTTTATTTTACTTAATGATCATAAGTTGGATGAGCTTTTGGCCAGTGATGAGGTATTGATTTCGGCAAATTTTGTGATTCCGTATCCACCAGGTTTTCCAATTTT harbors:
- a CDS encoding tautomerase family protein, with the protein product MSQIKIYALNETIELHRDHLSKAIHQALVKELKYPEEKKFQRFIPLESKNFLYPSDRSTSYIIIEISMFAGRTSKTKKALIQTLFDNINNLCGIDSNDIEITIFETPKENWGIRGKNADELQLNYKVNV
- a CDS encoding LysE family translocator, which gives rise to MILPESFLAYTLACLILVLAPGADNLLSIGRGMSQGKFAAMISGCASGMGILFHVLTATLGLTLLIQTSEFAFYLVKIIGALYLVWLGIKVLKSKGLFNLQTTEKQSLKTIFLTGFLSAALNPKPGLFVLAFIPQFIQPELGSVTTQMFMLGSWFAILTTLGFSSMGFFSSYLSKWLFAKPKFMSGLNIGAGLTFIFSGLAIAFMRQK
- a CDS encoding ornithine decarboxylase, producing MNNIVKGEDHFLGNFLVAPSVRADLWVELLSKARSLVSTTTTVTLENVVQEYAGELANIRKIEKYFAFPSLEKINELESLLKNQEYKLLLKHTQFIATAIISEKYMHDIDIFDEKHLDQTVAADRLPTAISHSNYAPYFEVLSVVPHQVSRWQHIVHEARQLRRPEDKFFYEPVVVGNAIDALTAIILNAQINAVVLYQGFTIENNEKNSIIDGLKVAFDLDFGDDESDHAIQLAKLIHRLRPELDIYLLSDFGVEDIVSSIESQCIRRVFYQVEEPLELHLSIIEGIRERYETPFFDNLKNYALKPISTFHALPIARGKSVFKSNWIRDMGDFYGLNLFLAESSATTGGLDSLLEPTGNIKKSQERAAKAFGAKEAYFITNGTSTSNKIVLQALLAPGDIAVIDRNCHKSHHYGCVLAGAQPYYVEAYPLTEYSMYGAVPLYEIKLALLTLRDEGLLDRVKLVDLTNCTFDGQVYNVRLVMEECLAIKPDLVFLWDEAWFGFAHWSPLLRKRTAMGAAHELTDWFGSEEARLLYQEQQLLLGTDPSKQTLLETRLYPDPDRALVRVYQTNSIHKSMSALRQGSIILAHDVLHHKLLGRFKEAIFTHSTTSPNQQLIASMDIARRQMELEGYGLVNNAIQVALTIRREVNHHPLISKYFRILTNQEMVPEQFRVSGVKDYTSSNVSWADAARSIQMDEFLLDPTRLTLFCGSAGFDGTTFKQLLANKYNIQLNKTSRNSVLLQSNINNTRSDVAALMRVLMEISTTLDEKLKEDEEQIIFDHKVQSLVFDVPHLPNFSRFDDRYKDSQAKESKQGNIRQAFYDAYNDENCSFILLNDHKLDELLASDEVLISANFVIPYPPGFPILVPGQVITADVVTFMRKLDVKEVHGYDAAKGLKVIGIF